The Ruminococcus bovis genome includes a region encoding these proteins:
- a CDS encoding chorismate mutase, with translation MRDLKEIREEINEIDEKLIELFKRRMECAKDVGNYKKANNIPILNQDRENEILDDVLVRGGEYGYAAQLLFSNIMELSRALQHNIVGSGKEMKELIENSSPNIPYNKNTKVACQGIAGANNHEATLKIFPDCEPQFCKSFKDVFMAIENGEADYGVLPVENSTAGSVSDVYDLILKHRFYIIKSLDLPIHYYLASIPQANLEDIEEVWSHPQALAQCSDKITANNYKTLQSANTAVAARDVANSKRINLAAVCNGSAVKEYGLKVLAENYENRSDNTTRFIVISKKLYIPENAEKISLCFGLPHVTGTLYSVLCRFSSLGLNLTKIESRTMANKPFEYLFYLDFTGNVKNDEVTKLLCALSTELPEFSFLGNYEEDFA, from the coding sequence ATGAGAGATTTAAAAGAAATAAGAGAAGAAATCAACGAAATTGATGAAAAACTTATAGAACTTTTTAAACGCAGAATGGAATGTGCTAAGGATGTTGGCAACTACAAAAAGGCAAACAATATTCCTATTCTTAACCAAGACAGGGAAAATGAAATTCTTGATGATGTTCTTGTTCGTGGTGGAGAATACGGCTATGCAGCACAGTTACTGTTTAGCAATATTATGGAGCTTTCAAGAGCATTACAACACAATATTGTTGGCTCAGGTAAAGAGATGAAAGAGCTTATTGAAAATTCTTCTCCTAACATTCCATACAACAAAAATACTAAGGTAGCTTGTCAAGGTATTGCAGGTGCTAACAACCATGAGGCTACTCTAAAGATTTTTCCTGACTGTGAACCTCAGTTTTGTAAAAGTTTCAAAGATGTATTTATGGCTATTGAAAATGGTGAGGCTGACTATGGTGTGCTACCGGTAGAGAATTCTACTGCCGGTTCGGTAAGTGATGTTTACGACTTAATCTTAAAGCACAGATTCTATATTATTAAGTCACTTGACTTGCCAATTCACTACTACCTAGCATCAATCCCACAGGCTAATTTAGAAGATATTGAAGAAGTATGGTCACATCCACAAGCACTTGCACAATGTAGCGACAAAATAACTGCCAACAACTACAAGACTTTACAATCTGCTAATACTGCAGTAGCTGCAAGAGATGTTGCAAACAGTAAGAGAATTAACCTTGCAGCAGTTTGTAACGGTAGTGCCGTAAAGGAATATGGCTTAAAGGTACTTGCTGAAAATTACGAAAACAGAAGTGACAACACAACAAGATTTATTGTTATTTCTAAAAAACTATACATTCCTGAAAATGCTGAGAAAATCAGCCTATGCTTTGGCCTACCTCATGTTACAGGTACACTTTACAGTGTGCTATGTAGATTTAGTTCCCTAGGTCTTAACTTAACTAAAATTGAGTCAAGAACAATGGCTAACAAGCCTTTTGAATATCTATTCTATCTTGACTTTACAGGTAATGTTAAAAATGATGAAGTTACAAAACTTTTATGTGCATTAAGTACAGAATTACCTGAATTCAGCTTTCTAGGTAACTATGAAGAAGACTTCGCATAA